The proteins below come from a single Dermatophagoides farinae isolate YC_2012a chromosome 7, ASM2471394v1, whole genome shotgun sequence genomic window:
- the LOC124496421 gene encoding uncharacterized protein LOC124496421, whose translation MKKSHHHHRKADKILSNHLLISSLSSKSHNEEYKNHDQRIKLYVDELFKRKLLPSRNVQYKSMNELQQRVATILERFDYGMYKNNLNNEEFDQYESTREKFHLKSEEIFEILSTQNDDDDQLLKYFINNRCQLYEKFLRRLNRSQIRQRRKQDQHADDGDDNLRSGIWSDQNELAYGLWHNCLFTKMKRSSLSHLYDRRLTSQAMYLNVLESDEKLIYFTPNAKIPLTMSELLDERNIFAIPCHNSRSLRDPVFNRINRLQYQKSSSQRIMVRRLPTTEHIVWNKFHGVISWSLFLTILHDIRHNQHDDWNSVFKRYLLENELIKSDDELSREMQNRQQIQIKREKQIVDFNQSINVK comes from the exons atgaaaaaatctcatcatcatcaccgaaaAGCTGATAAAATTCTCAgcaatcatttattgattagtTCATTGTCATCGAAAAGTCATAATgaagaatataaaaatcatgatcaacgaattaaattatatgttgatgaattattcaaACGGAAATTACTTCCATCTAGAAATGTGcaatataaatcaatgaatgaattacaaCAACGTGTGGCAACTATATTGGAACGTTTCGATTATGGAAtgtataaaaataatttaaataacGAGGAATTTGATCAATACGAATCGACTagggaaaaatttcatctgaaatctgaagaaatttttgaaattttatccacacaaaatgatgatgatgatcaattattgaaatattttatcaataatcGTTGTCAattgtatgaaaaatttcttcgTCGATTAAATCGATCCCAGATACGTCAACGTCGTAAACAAGATCAACatgctgatgatggtgatgataatttacgATCAGGAATTTGGTCCGACCAGAATGAACTTGCATACGGTCTATGGCATAATTGtttatttacaaaaatgaaacgtTCATCGTTATCACATCTTTATGATCGTCGATTAACGAGCCAAGCTATGTATT TGAATGTATTGGAATcggatgaaaaattaatctaCTTTACGCCGAATGCAAAAATACCATTGACAATGTCTGAATTATTGGATGAACGTAATATATTCGCCATACCTTGTCATAATTCACGTAGTCTACGTGATCCAGTATTTAATCGAATTAATCGTCTAcaatatcaaaaatcatcatcacaaaggATAATGGTGCGTCGATTACCAACAACGGAACATATTGTTTGGAATAAATTTCATGGTGTAATATCATGGTCAttatttttgacaattttacACGATATTCGCCATaatcaacatgatgattggaaTTCTGTGTTTAAACGTTATCtacttgaaaatgaattaatcaaatcagatgatgaattatcacGGGAAATGCAGAATAGACAgcaaatacaaataaaacgagagaaacaaattgttgattttaatcaatcaatcaatgtaaaataa